GCTTTACTTATTTAAATTACAGGTTTGGCATCTGTCAAATCATGATTATTGTTTATTAAAATACATTAACGACAGCAAATGTACCATAAATTATTATTTATGTCTACCCCAATGGGTGCTATAGGTTCAGGATTGGGAGGTGGAGTAGAGTTAACCCTATCTAATATTGCTACAGAGATGCTCCGGCGAGGACATAAATTAGAAATTGTTACACCGCAAGGATCTATCAGCAATTCATTACCTATTAAAGAAATTCCCGGAGAACTAATACAGATACCAGCGCAAAATCAAAGTCGTAGCGATCCGATTGTGCTGCATAAAAATTCTGTTTTAGCGAATATGTGGGATTATGCTCGTCAAGTACAAGCAGATTATGATTTGATTGTGAATTTTGCTTATGATTGGCTACCACTGTATTTAACACCATTTTTTAATTGTCCGATCGCACATCTGATCAGTATGGGTTCTTTAACAGATGTTATGGATCAGATTATTGAACAAATAGCAATCAATTTTCCGAATACTATTGGTGTTCACAGTCAAACACAGGCAGCTACTTTCACATTTGCAAAGCGGTGTATTTGTCTGCTAAACGGTTTGGATTTATCTATTTATCAATTTTGCCCAAAACCAACTCAGAACTTGGCATGGGTAGGTAGAATATCTCCTGAAAAAGGGCTAGAAGATGCAGTAGCAGCAGCAGAAATCACTGGTATTCCGTTGAAAATATTTGGGTTTAAACAGGATATATCTTACTGGGAAAAAATTTGCCAAGAATACCCTAATGCTCCCATCGAATATGTAGGTTTTTTACCAACGGTTGAGCTACAAAAAGAGTTGGGTAAATGTCGATCTCTTTTAGTAACTCCTCGTTGGATAGAAGCATTTGGAAATGTAGCAATAGAGGCGCTTGCTTGTGGAGTACCTTTAATTGCTTATCGTCGGGGTGGTTTAACAGAAATTGTCCAAGAAGGCAAAACTGGTTTTTTGGTGGAACCTGATAGTGTTCAAGGTTTAGTAGAAGCGATTAAGCATTTGGATGAAATTGACCGACAAACTTGTCGCCAGCAAGCAGAAACTCTATATTCTTTAGAAGCTATGGGCGATCGCACCGAAGAGTGGTTTCAAAAAATTCTGAGAAACTGATATAGTACTAATCTTGTTCAAGTTAGATATTATTCCTATAACAGGAGCTACCAATGCAGCAATCAAACGTTGAAATTAATCAAGAGTTCTGGAATGATTACGCCAAAAAATGGGATAAATCTCAAGTTATTCTAGGTAATCAAAAGATTACAGATGATGAAAGAGATAATTACATCAATTATTTAGGTGATGAATGGGCCACTGTAGAAGATGCAGTCAATATTGTAAGTGAATATATTACACCATTTATTTCTCAAGACAGCACAGTGGCAGAAATAGGTGTAGGTGGTGGTAGGATTGCCGCAAAAGTAGTTGAAAAGGTAAAAAAAATATACTGTTTCGACGTAGCAGAAGAGATGCTAAAAAAGGCTGAAGCAGCACTTAGTGAATATCCTCAGATAAAGTTTCATTTAATAAAAAATTCTCAATTTGAAGCTGAGTTTAACGAACAATTTGATTTTGTATATTCCTTCGATGTATTTGTACATTTAGATTTACTAACGATTTGGAAATATTTAAACAGTATTTATAAAATTCTCAAGTCAGGTGGGAAAGCTTTTATTCATACCACTAATATAACTACACCGAATGGTTGGGCAAGGTTTGCTGCGTACAATAATGACGAAGTATTGTATCAGCCTACTTCACCAGACGCAATTAAGTTGTTAATAGAAAAAGCG
The Nostoc punctiforme PCC 73102 genome window above contains:
- a CDS encoding glycosyltransferase family 4 protein, which codes for MYHKLLFMSTPMGAIGSGLGGGVELTLSNIATEMLRRGHKLEIVTPQGSISNSLPIKEIPGELIQIPAQNQSRSDPIVLHKNSVLANMWDYARQVQADYDLIVNFAYDWLPLYLTPFFNCPIAHLISMGSLTDVMDQIIEQIAINFPNTIGVHSQTQAATFTFAKRCICLLNGLDLSIYQFCPKPTQNLAWVGRISPEKGLEDAVAAAEITGIPLKIFGFKQDISYWEKICQEYPNAPIEYVGFLPTVELQKELGKCRSLLVTPRWIEAFGNVAIEALACGVPLIAYRRGGLTEIVQEGKTGFLVEPDSVQGLVEAIKHLDEIDRQTCRQQAETLYSLEAMGDRTEEWFQKILRN
- a CDS encoding class I SAM-dependent methyltransferase translates to MQQSNVEINQEFWNDYAKKWDKSQVILGNQKITDDERDNYINYLGDEWATVEDAVNIVSEYITPFISQDSTVAEIGVGGGRIAAKVVEKVKKIYCFDVAEEMLKKAEAALSEYPQIKFHLIKNSQFEAEFNEQFDFVYSFDVFVHLDLLTIWKYLNSIYKILKSGGKAFIHTTNITTPNGWARFAAYNNDEVLYQPTSPDAIKLLIEKAQFKVIKESSPDGNNFYSDRDYLVVIQK